Below is a genomic region from Methylophaga thalassica.
GTTGGCCGTTATGTAAGTCAGGTGTACTGACTTGAACAACGAATCTACGTCCAGCTGATGTAGGTTTAGCCTTTTTTAATGCCATTCCTGATTCCTCACACGTATTCTATTTTCTATTCGCCAAGGAAGTTGAGATCAGCACCATCAGCTAATGTCACATAGGCTTTTTTCCAGTCACTACGTTTGCCCATTACTCGGCCTGTACGTTTGACTTTGCCTTTAACATTAGTTGTGGTTACTGCTGCAACTTTCACATCAAACAAGGTTTCAACAGCTTGTTTAATTTCGACTTTGTTGGCATTAGGTAATACTTTAAGTACAACCTGATTATTGTTTTCTGCAACACGTGATGCTTTCTCAGCAACCACGGGTCCTAGAATAATTTTTGTTATGCGTTCTGAGTTCATGCGTATGACTCCTCTAGTTTACGAATAGAGTCTTCGCTCATGACGACTTTTTCAAAGCGCAACAATGCAACTGGGTTGATGTGCGCCGCATCAGTCGCTGCAATGTCATATAAATTGCGCGATGCTAATGCCAAGTTGCCAGCAGCATTCTCAGTTACGATTAATGCATTAGACACACCCAAACTTTCAGTTTTGCTTAGCAAATCTTTAGTTTTTGGTGAGTCAACTTCAACTTTGTCGACAACGATCAATGCATCATTACGACGTAACTCAGACAGAATCACAGCTAACGCTGAACGATACATTTTACGGTTAACTTTTTTGCTGTAATCGCGATTAGTTGCAGCAAAAGTTTTACCACCTGAGCGCCATAATGGGCTACGGATTGTACCAGCACGAGCTCTACCACTACCTTTTTGTGAAAAAGGTTTACGGCCACCACCACTCACATCAGAGCGTGATTTTTGTGCATGTGTACCACTACGAGCACCAGCCAAGTATGCAGTAACAACTTGGTGAACTAATGACTCATTATACTCACGGTCAAATAAAGCATCAGAAACAGTAATGTTTCCTGCCTTTTTGCCGTCAAATGATTGTAATTGAAGATCCACGTTTATTCCCCTAAGAATCT
It encodes:
- the rplD gene encoding 50S ribosomal protein L4, which translates into the protein MDLQLQSFDGKKAGNITVSDALFDREYNESLVHQVVTAYLAGARSGTHAQKSRSDVSGGGRKPFSQKGSGRARAGTIRSPLWRSGGKTFAATNRDYSKKVNRKMYRSALAVILSELRRNDALIVVDKVEVDSPKTKDLLSKTESLGVSNALIVTENAAGNLALASRNLYDIAATDAAHINPVALLRFEKVVMSEDSIRKLEESYA
- the rplW gene encoding 50S ribosomal protein L23 — protein: MNSERITKIILGPVVAEKASRVAENNNQVVLKVLPNANKVEIKQAVETLFDVKVAAVTTTNVKGKVKRTGRVMGKRSDWKKAYVTLADGADLNFLGE